A genomic stretch from Roseiconus lacunae includes:
- a CDS encoding 2-hydroxyacid dehydrogenase, with translation MRVAVFSTKSYDKEFLESANEGRHELTFLETRLTGETAALASGHDAVCLFVNDEASGENLQILADLGVRLITLRSAGFNHVDLEKADERNLTVARVPAYSPHAVAEHTVALMLTLNRKIHRAHNRVREANFSLEGLLGFDMRGRTVGVVGTGVIGQATIKILQGFGCHVIAYDPFPSDDADFQYVDLPTLFSSSDIITLHCPLTPETFHLIDAESIAQMQRGVMLINTSRGALVETQAVIDGLKRGDIGYLGLDVYEEEADLFFENLSGDIIQDDQFMRLTTFPNVVITGHQAFFTEEALSAIAKTTLNNVSDFETGEIPEKNIVSVNQYRR, from the coding sequence ATGCGCGTCGCCGTGTTTAGCACTAAAAGTTACGACAAAGAATTCCTCGAATCCGCTAACGAGGGACGCCACGAGCTGACGTTTTTGGAGACCCGATTGACCGGCGAAACCGCGGCGTTGGCGAGTGGTCATGATGCCGTGTGTCTGTTCGTCAACGACGAAGCCTCGGGCGAAAACCTTCAAATCCTTGCTGATCTCGGCGTGCGATTGATCACGTTGCGTAGCGCGGGCTTTAACCACGTCGACCTGGAAAAAGCGGACGAACGAAACCTGACCGTTGCGAGGGTTCCTGCCTATTCGCCGCATGCGGTCGCCGAACACACCGTCGCTCTCATGTTGACGCTCAATCGCAAAATTCACCGGGCACACAACCGCGTCCGTGAAGCCAACTTTTCTCTCGAAGGTTTGCTGGGTTTTGACATGCGTGGTCGCACCGTCGGCGTGGTGGGCACCGGCGTGATCGGTCAAGCAACAATCAAGATTTTGCAAGGATTCGGCTGTCACGTCATCGCTTATGATCCGTTCCCCAGCGATGACGCCGATTTTCAATACGTTGATCTGCCAACGCTGTTCTCATCCAGTGACATCATCACGCTCCACTGCCCGCTCACCCCGGAAACGTTTCACCTGATCGACGCTGAAAGCATCGCCCAAATGCAACGAGGCGTGATGCTGATCAACACAAGCCGTGGGGCGTTGGTGGAAACGCAAGCCGTCATTGACGGACTGAAACGTGGGGACATCGGTTACCTAGGTCTGGACGTCTATGAAGAGGAAGCCGACCTATTCTTCGAAAACCTTTCGGGCGACATCATCCAAGACGACCAGTTCATGCGGCTAACGACGTTCCCCAACGTTGTCATCACCGGCCACCAAGCGTTCTTTACCGAAGAAGCGCTCAGCGCAATCGCGAAAACGACGCTCAACAATGTCAGCGATTTTGAAACCGGCGAAATCCCGGAAAAGAACATCGTCTCGGTCAATCAATACCGTCGCTAG
- a CDS encoding tetratricopeptide repeat protein, translated as MHRHYPQRDLQSAAAEYSVGCYSRTIQLCQYVLARDDESFEALVLLGLSLLAVNATEEGISSLEEAALIRPLDTPTQIELAIGYGANGRSALSRDLLMGIATGHAETSDQMLRIAVGFEALDQPRLAMEACRNAGALNPESAEVHFRMSYYARQCGHAASTIEALLRRAIDLEPRNVHYRVGLASLLIRLGQPNSALTILRSVVPAELDRVTCTSCLKRIANLYFDFGEVAIAKRCAERLQALVSAANPSSQMSNEGHSVLFFN; from the coding sequence ATGCACCGTCACTATCCGCAGCGGGATCTTCAATCCGCCGCAGCCGAGTACTCGGTCGGTTGCTACAGCCGAACGATACAACTTTGCCAGTACGTGTTGGCCCGCGACGACGAGAGCTTTGAAGCGTTAGTCTTGTTAGGACTGTCGCTACTAGCAGTTAACGCGACAGAAGAAGGCATCTCCTCGCTCGAAGAAGCCGCGTTGATCCGACCGCTGGACACGCCGACCCAAATCGAATTGGCGATCGGATATGGCGCGAACGGGCGGTCAGCCCTTTCGCGGGACTTGTTGATGGGCATCGCGACCGGACATGCCGAGACATCTGACCAGATGTTGCGGATCGCGGTTGGGTTCGAGGCCCTCGACCAACCTCGACTGGCGATGGAGGCGTGCCGGAATGCCGGGGCACTGAATCCCGAGTCGGCTGAAGTTCATTTTCGGATGAGCTATTACGCGCGACAATGTGGGCATGCTGCCAGCACGATTGAAGCGTTGTTGCGACGAGCAATCGACTTGGAACCACGCAACGTTCACTATCGGGTTGGGTTAGCATCCCTACTGATTCGACTTGGCCAACCGAATAGCGCGCTGACAATCCTGCGATCGGTGGTTCCTGCGGAACTCGATCGAGTGACTTGCACGAGTTGCTTAAAAAGGATTGCCAATCTGTACTTTGATTTCGGTGAGGTGGCGATCGCCAAACGCTGTGCGGAGCGTCTTCAAGCCCTCGTGTCAGCTGCGAATCCATCATCGCAAATGAGCAACGAAGGTCACTCGGTATTGTTTTTCAACTGA